The genomic interval AAATTAAGGCTAAAAATATAAATTTAAATTATTATATATAAAATAATTTTATATATTTAGCTTATATAAAATATGAATTATAATGTGTGGGAATAATTTTTTAGATACACAGGGGGAAAAATGGACAAGAGAATTGATTTAACCGAAGGAAAAATAACAAGCAACCTTATAAAACTTTCCATACCTATTATGGCTACCTCTTTTATACAAATGGCTTATAACATGGCAGATATGATATGGGTTGGTAGAATAGGAAGTAATGCAGTGGCAGCTGTTGGAACAGCAGGATTCTTTCCTTGGCTTGGTATGGCCTTTGTAATGATTTCTAAGGTGGGAGCTGAGATAAAAGTAGCACAGAGCTTAGGAAGAAATGATATAGATAGCACAAAGGATTATATAAAAAGTGCCTTTCAAATAAATATTATACTAGCTATTATTTATTCAATAATATTACTTTTATTTAATAGTCAGTTAATAGGATTTTTTGACTTAGGTGATGCTGAAGTTATAAAAATGGCTAAGACATATTTAATTGCAGTTGCTTTAGGAATGATATTTAACTTTTTAAATCCAGTATTTACAGCGGTATTTACTGGTTCAGGAGATAGTAGAACTCCTTTTATAGCTAATACTATAGGATTAATTTTTAACATAGTTTTTGATCCAATATTAATTTTTGGTATAGGAATATTCCCAGAGATGGGTGTACTAGGAGCTGCCTTGGCTACAGTTTTAGCTCAGGTTATAGTTACAGTTACATTTTTATATATAATGATAAAAAGTAAGGCTGAATACTTAAAAATAAATATTTTAAGTGGAATTAAAATAAATTGTATGAAAACTTTATTCCATATTGGATTACCTGCAGCACTTCAGAGTGGATTATTTACTGTTTTTTCAATGTTTATAGGGAAAATAGTTGCAGTGTTTGGCCCTGTTCCTATAGCTGTTCAAAAGGTGGGTTCACAGGTTGAAGCCATTGCATGGATGACAGCAGGTGGAATATCTACGGCCTTAAGCACATTTGTTGGACAAAATTATGGAGCTGGAAAGCTAAAAAGAATAGTAAAGGGATTTAATATAACTATGATAATTTCTCTTATAGTAGGAGTATTTGCTTCCTTAGTATTAATTTTCTTTGGAGAAGAGATATTTAGAATATTTATACCAGAGGCACAAGCTATAGAACAAGGAACAGTTTATTTAAAGATACTTGGCTATTGTCAGATTCTTGTTTGCGTAGAAATAACAACAACAGGAGCATTTAATGGATTAGGAAGAACTTATATACCATCAATAATAAGTATATTATTAACAGGAGCAAGAATACCAATGGCTTATATTATGTGTAAACCTGAGTTCTTAGGATTAGAAGGTATTTGGTGGGCCATAAGTATAACAGGTGCTTTAAAAGGGGTAGTAGTATATGCAATATATAGATACTTATATAAGAAAAACAAACTTTTTAAAGTATATAAGGATGAAAATGGAGAGGAATGTATAAGTATATAAATTCAAGTTATATATTTACCACTATGTTTTAAAAATAAGGGATTATATAAAAAAGATTAATAATAAAACTTACAAACGGTTTGAAGAGAAATCTAGTAATTCTCAGAATATGTTTGTAAGTTTTATTAATTTTTTATACAACCCATTTTTACTTATATTATAATTTTTTTCTGTTTAAAATTAATGATAATATAAGCACTATTACTGAAGTTAAAGCTATAGTTCCTCCTGGAGCTAAATCAAATAGAGAAGCTAGAAGTAAACCGCTTAAGACATCTATAACTCCTATTATCATTGAAATAATAAGGGACTTAGTAAATCCTTTTTTAAATTGCATGGCAGTAGCTGCTGGTATAACAATTATTGATGAAATAACCAGTATTCCCATAACTCTAATTGAAACAGAAATAGTAGCTCCTACTATGATTGTAAAAATATAATTTATAAGTTTTGTATTTATTCCAGAAACTTTAGCCCCTTCTTCATCAAAGGTAGTATAAACTAATTTATCATATAATGAAAATATTCCTATAAAACAAAGTAGAGAAACTAAAGCTATTATGGTTAAATCAGTTTTTGAAACTGTTAATATACTTCCGAATAAAAAAGAATTAACTGTTGTACTAGACTTACCACTACTAACTAGTATTAATGCTAATCCTAAACTAAAGGTAAGTATAATAGACATAGATAATTCTGCATATTTTTTATAATAATTTCTTAATAATTCTATAAGTAATGCACAAATAGTAGTAAATAAAAATGCTGTTAAAAGAGGATTAAATCCAAATACTAGCCCAATTGCAACGCCTGCAAAGGAAGAGTGGGAAAGTGTATCCCCTATCATTGAATATCTCTTTAACACAAGAAAAAGTCCTATACAGGGACATAAAAGAGATATTATAAAACCGGCCATAAATGCATTACGCATAAATTCAAATTGAAACATATTTTGTATAATAGACATTTTTAAAAAGAGCCCTTTCTATATAAATTCATTATTTATTTCATCTAGTTTTTTTAAGTATTCATTATTTTTAAATAAAGTAGCTTTAGAATCTTTTAATTCAAGAATATATGATGAATACTTAAGAGATTTTCTTATATTGTGTTCAACACATATAATAGTCATTTCCTTCTCTTTATTTAACTTATAAATAAGTTCATATATATCTTTTTGAGTCTTTTCATCTATTCCTGTAGAAGGTTCATCTAATATTAATATATTAGGGTGTCCTATTAAAGCCCTTGCAATAAAAACTCTTTGTTGCTGACCACCAGAAAGAGAACCTATTAATCTATCCTTAAATTCTAGCATATTAACAGCTGAAAGAACCCTGTCTATTTCGCCTTTATCCTTTATTTTTAATGTTTTTAAATGTACTTTTAATACTTCATAAACCGTAATGGAAAATTGGGAGTTAAAGTTATCAACTTTTTGAGGAACATACCCAACGCTGTTTAAATTTATTTCGATGTTTCCCTTAATAGGTTTTAAGTATCCTAAAAGAAGTTTTAAAAGAGTAGTTTTAGAACTTCCATTTTCTCCTACTATTGATATAAATTCATTTTCAGGTAAGGTTAAATTTATATCATTTAATTGATAGGGTTTTTTACCGCTGTAGGAAAAGGAAAGATTATTTATCTTTATCAAATCGTATCACTCCTAGTATAATTCTAAATAAATTATACATGGATTTTAAATCAAGTGCAAATAATTTGCATTTTAAGTTAGCTTTTCTATTTCTTTTAAGTCCCAAACTGAATTTTCCTTTTTTTCAAAGTAAGCTTTGCAAGAAATAGATTGATGAGGCTTATCGTAACTAAGTCCATTAATTTCTACAATTGCAATATCCTTATCTAAAAATGATAATTCAAAATTTTTTATGGTTAGAAGGCTATTTTCTAAATTCCCTCTTGTTGTTAAATATTCAGTTGCAAAGTATAAATCTTTACACTTTTGCTTAATATAAATTTTATTAATAATAAAAACACTTGAAAATATAATAATAAAAAATAGGGATACTCCTAAAATAAGTCTTCTTAGCATAAATTTATTCATGAAAAATCACCTCTAGTATATTAATGTTACATAAAATATATTACTATAATTTTACAGTTAAATAAATATAAAGAGGAAGACTTTATTATATACGGCATATGCACTTGCAAATATAAATAGAAATTTTATAATTAGTATATATAGTAAAATAGGAAAGGATGATATAAGATGGATTTTTCTTCATTAGTTATAATGGAAAAAGATAAAGAAAATGGAGTTATAAAGGGTGAATTAGGAAGTTATTCAGTTTTAGAAGGAACTAATTTTGTTAAAAAATTATATTGCGTAGATGGAGATGTAAGTCTTTTTTTTGATACAGACAAGGATGTTTCAGAATGGGAATTTTCAGCAATATATGATTTGTTCAATGTGGAGGCCCTTACTTCATTAGGATATATAGTAGAAGAGTTTGATGAAGAATATAATCCAACTTGGGTAGTCAAATTTAAATTTGATGATGAGCATGAGGAAATGAGAGCAGTTTTAAATGAAGTTTGCTCTATTATAGATAAACAAATGAAGAAGGTTTTTGAGGACATAAAGGGTAAAGAAGAAGATTATAAATAATATTTGAAAGGAGAATTAAAATGAGTGAGGTCAAAAAACTTAGAAGAAGAGATGAAATTCCAGAAAGTGATAAGTGGAGAATTGATAAAATTTATGAAACTCCAGCTAAATGGAATGAGGAATTAAATAAGTTAAAAGAGGAAGCTCCAAAATTAAAAGATTTTGAGGGAAAGTTAGGAAACAAGGAAGACTTAAAAGCTTTTCTTTTATTAAATGAAAAGTTAAGCAGAAAACTTGGTAAACTATATGTTTATGCTCATATGAGAAGTCATGAGGACACATCTAATCCTGAAATGCAATCTTTAGTAAATAAAATAGATCCATATTCAGCAGAGTTTTCAAGTTATACTGCATACTTTGTTCCAGAGATATTAAGCTTAAAAGAAGGAACAATAGAAAATTTCATAAATGAGGATAAGGATTTAAAACAATATAAAATATATTTTGAAATGATATTAAATGAAAAGCCTCATATATTATCAAAGGAAGTTGAATCTGTTTTAGCTTCTGTATCAGATTGTTTAGGAGCTCCAGAGAGCATATATTCAATGCTTACTAATTCAGATATGACTTTTGGAGAGA from Clostridium perfringens carries:
- a CDS encoding MATE family efflux transporter, whose translation is MDKRIDLTEGKITSNLIKLSIPIMATSFIQMAYNMADMIWVGRIGSNAVAAVGTAGFFPWLGMAFVMISKVGAEIKVAQSLGRNDIDSTKDYIKSAFQINIILAIIYSIILLLFNSQLIGFFDLGDAEVIKMAKTYLIAVALGMIFNFLNPVFTAVFTGSGDSRTPFIANTIGLIFNIVFDPILIFGIGIFPEMGVLGAALATVLAQVIVTVTFLYIMIKSKAEYLKINILSGIKINCMKTLFHIGLPAALQSGLFTVFSMFIGKIVAVFGPVPIAVQKVGSQVEAIAWMTAGGISTALSTFVGQNYGAGKLKRIVKGFNITMIISLIVGVFASLVLIFFGEEIFRIFIPEAQAIEQGTVYLKILGYCQILVCVEITTTGAFNGLGRTYIPSIISILLTGARIPMAYIMCKPEFLGLEGIWWAISITGALKGVVVYAIYRYLYKKNKLFKVYKDENGEECISI
- a CDS encoding metal ABC transporter permease — its product is MSIIQNMFQFEFMRNAFMAGFIISLLCPCIGLFLVLKRYSMIGDTLSHSSFAGVAIGLVFGFNPLLTAFLFTTICALLIELLRNYYKKYAELSMSIILTFSLGLALILVSSGKSSTTVNSFLFGSILTVSKTDLTIIALVSLLCFIGIFSLYDKLVYTTFDEEGAKVSGINTKLINYIFTIIVGATISVSIRVMGILVISSIIVIPAATAMQFKKGFTKSLIISMIIGVIDVLSGLLLASLFDLAPGGTIALTSVIVLILSLILNRKKL
- a CDS encoding metal ABC transporter ATP-binding protein produces the protein MIKINNLSFSYSGKKPYQLNDINLTLPENEFISIVGENGSSKTTLLKLLLGYLKPIKGNIEINLNSVGYVPQKVDNFNSQFSITVYEVLKVHLKTLKIKDKGEIDRVLSAVNMLEFKDRLIGSLSGGQQQRVFIARALIGHPNILILDEPSTGIDEKTQKDIYELIYKLNKEKEMTIICVEHNIRKSLKYSSYILELKDSKATLFKNNEYLKKLDEINNEFI
- a CDS encoding DUF6762 family protein, which codes for MDFSSLVIMEKDKENGVIKGELGSYSVLEGTNFVKKLYCVDGDVSLFFDTDKDVSEWEFSAIYDLFNVEALTSLGYIVEEFDEEYNPTWVVKFKFDDEHEEMRAVLNEVCSIIDKQMKKVFEDIKGKEEDYK